In Salminus brasiliensis chromosome 24, fSalBra1.hap2, whole genome shotgun sequence, one genomic interval encodes:
- the LOC140547009 gene encoding histone H2B, translating into MPEPAKSAPKKGSKKAVTKTAGKGGKKRRKSRKESYAIYVYKVLKQVHPDTGISSKAMGIMNSFVNDIFERIAGESSRLAHYNKRSTITSREIQTAVRLLLPGELAKHAVSEGTKAVTKYTSSK; encoded by the coding sequence atgcctgagccagctaagtccgcgcccaagaagggatccaagaaagccgtgaccaagacggccgggaaaggcggcaagaagcgcagaaagtccaggaaggagagctatgccatctacgtgtacaaggtgctgaagcaggtccaCCCTGACACTGGAATCTCCTCTAAAGCGATGGGCATCATGAACTCGTTCGTGAACGACATCTTCGAGCGCATCGCCGGTGAGTCTTCTCGTTTGGCTCACTACAACAAACGTTCTACTATCACCTCTAGGGAGATCCAGACTGCTGTGCGTCTGCTCCTTCCCGGTGAGTTGGCCAAGCACGCCGTGTCAGAGGGCACAAAGGCCGTCACCAAGTACACGAGCTCCAAGTAA
- the LOC140546605 gene encoding histone H2A-like: MSGRGKTGGKARAKAKTRSSRAGLQFPVGRVHRLLRKGNYAERVGAGAPVYLAAVLEYLTAEILELAGNAARDNKKTRIIPRHLQLAVRNDEELNKLLGGVTIAQGGVLPNIQAVLLPKKTEKTVKTKFEKKTPNSVSPTHCRPPNGKQTTSRRPMSGKRLESLKAM, from the exons ATGAGTGGAAGAGGCAAAACCGGTGGTAAAGCTAGGGCCAAGGCTAAGACTCGTTCGTCCCGCGCCGGACTGCAGTTCCCAGTTGGCCGTGTGCACAGGCTCCTGCGTAAAGGCAACTACGCTGAGCGGGTCGGCGCCGGCGCTCCCGTCTACTTGGCCGCCGTCCTGGAGTATCTCACCGCTGAGATTCTCGAGTTGGCTGGCAACGCCGCCCGCGACAACAAGAAGACCCGTATCATCCCCCGTCACCtgcagctggctgttcgtaacgacgaggagctgaacaaactgctcgGAGGAGTTACTATCGCCCAAGGTGGTGTGCTGCCCAACATTCAGGCTGTACTGCTGCCTAAGAAGACCGAGAAGACTGTGAAGACAAA GTTTGAAAAGAAGACGCCCAATAGTGTGTCACCGACGCATTGCCGGCCGCCCAATGGGAAACAGACAACTTCAAGACGCCCAATGAGCGGCAAGCGGCTTGAAAGCTTAAAAGCCATGTGA
- the LOC140546606 gene encoding histone H3, translated as MARTKQTARKSTGGKAPRKQLATKAARKSAPATGGVKKPHRYRPGTVALREIRRYQKSTELLIRKLPFQRLVREIAQDFKTDLRFQSSAVMALQEASEAYLVGLFEDTNLCAIHAKRVTIMPKDIQLARRIRGERA; from the coding sequence atggcaagaaccaagcagACCGCCCGTAAGTCCACCGGTGGCAAGGCCCCGAGGAAGCAGCTCGCCACCAAGGCTGCTCGCAAGAGCGCCCCAGCCACCGGCGGCGTGAAAAAGCCTCACCGTTACAGGCCCGGCACCGTGGCTCTGAGGGAGATCCGCCGCTACCAGAAATCTACTGAGCTGCTGATCCGTAAGCTGCCCTTCCAGCGCCTAGTGCGTGAGATCGCtcaggacttcaagactgatctccgcttccagagctccgccgtcatggccctgcaggaggctagcgaggcgtacttggtgggtctgtttgaagatactaacctgtgcgctatccacgccaagagagtcaccatcatgcctaaagacatccagctggcccgccgtattcgcggagagcgcgcttaa